A single region of the Acidobacteriota bacterium genome encodes:
- a CDS encoding TonB-dependent receptor, whose translation MSGDSASLSRSVWLAAVALLLVGFAQPRSLWTQQVEDHAASHADEREAAAEGGDDEHDGYDEAGSDDPAAHVHEEIVVTGSRARERSVTKSMVPIDVISAEHVAHQGETNLDNLLRTVVPSLNISSISGDAATIVRPTNLRGLAPDHTLVLVNGKRRHRGAVILWSRIGVSHGAQGPDLSAIPAIALRQVEVLRDGASAQYGSDAIAGIMNFLLKDARSGGSLEVLTGLYDAGDGESVTVAGNVGLPWGETGFANLSVEVGGANPTNRAIQRADAAALVAAGNTHVADPAQRWGKAEVDDDVKFWINFGRPLGSSGTVRFYGWANHADRHVTARNFFFRNPNTRDAVYSGDGGASLLIGDVLDAADGTPNGSAGCPVVRVTDALPEQNALARVFNDPNCFSFQELYPGGFQPVFGGDRVDSSLVLGVRGFTASGTIWDVSVSGGRNEIDFLLFDSVNASLGPLSPTSFEPGLYGQSDVSANLDLLRQFGERLHLAGGLEWREERFEIGLGDPASWQIGPYAQQGFSSGSNGFPGFSPVAAGDWTRANAAVFGDLEYGPPDESWNLGLAVRLEDYEDFGSTLNGKIAGRRQVSGALALRASASTGFRAPTPGQQNAFNVSTQWDAERFELVNNGTIPPASRVAELRGGKALDAEKSVNLAAGAIFERGPLTFTADVFRVEVSDRLGVTGLFELQPFEVEQLLAEGITSAGNITNFRFFANDFETRTEGVDLVVTWRPPQAGGHTTLDLALNVTSTEVVDFNPLTLDQQRIRELEEALPGVRWNATLHHELGRHTSTRRPVELLARLGYYDSWYDPFIPVDFGGVYLLDVEVGIPLPAGARLAIGARNALGETGDGNPTPMRLGNLYSTRSPFDVSGAYYYSRLQYRWGSAK comes from the coding sequence ATGAGCGGTGACAGTGCTTCTTTGAGCCGCAGCGTTTGGCTCGCTGCGGTTGCGCTGCTCCTCGTCGGCTTCGCACAGCCCCGTTCGCTGTGGACCCAGCAAGTGGAGGACCACGCGGCTTCGCATGCCGACGAGCGGGAGGCCGCGGCAGAGGGCGGCGACGACGAGCACGACGGGTACGATGAAGCCGGGTCCGACGATCCGGCCGCACACGTCCACGAGGAGATCGTCGTCACCGGCAGCCGGGCGCGGGAGCGTTCGGTGACGAAATCGATGGTGCCCATCGACGTGATCTCCGCGGAGCACGTGGCGCATCAGGGGGAGACGAACCTCGACAACCTTCTGCGCACCGTGGTGCCGTCGCTGAACATCAGTTCGATCAGCGGGGATGCGGCGACCATCGTGCGGCCCACGAACCTGCGCGGCCTGGCGCCCGACCACACGCTGGTGCTGGTGAACGGCAAGCGGCGGCACCGCGGGGCCGTGATCCTGTGGTCGCGAATCGGTGTCTCCCACGGCGCCCAGGGACCGGACCTGTCCGCGATTCCGGCCATCGCGCTTCGTCAGGTCGAGGTCCTGAGGGACGGCGCCTCGGCGCAGTACGGCTCGGACGCGATCGCCGGGATCATGAACTTCCTGCTGAAGGACGCGCGTTCTGGCGGTTCGCTCGAGGTGCTGACCGGCCTGTACGACGCGGGCGACGGCGAGTCCGTCACCGTGGCCGGCAACGTCGGTCTTCCCTGGGGCGAGACCGGTTTCGCCAATCTGAGCGTCGAGGTCGGCGGCGCCAACCCGACGAATCGCGCGATCCAGCGCGCGGATGCGGCGGCTCTGGTCGCCGCGGGGAACACCCATGTGGCCGATCCCGCGCAGAGGTGGGGCAAGGCCGAGGTCGACGACGACGTGAAGTTCTGGATCAACTTCGGCCGGCCGCTGGGCAGCAGCGGGACGGTACGGTTCTACGGCTGGGCGAACCATGCGGACCGTCACGTGACGGCGAGGAACTTCTTCTTCCGCAACCCGAACACTCGGGACGCGGTCTACAGCGGCGACGGCGGCGCGTCGCTGCTGATCGGCGACGTCCTGGACGCGGCCGACGGGACGCCCAACGGTTCGGCGGGATGCCCGGTCGTCAGGGTGACGGACGCGCTTCCGGAGCAGAACGCGCTCGCCCGGGTGTTCAACGATCCGAACTGCTTCAGCTTCCAGGAGCTCTATCCGGGCGGCTTCCAGCCGGTGTTCGGAGGCGACCGCGTGGACTCTTCGCTCGTTCTCGGCGTTCGCGGGTTCACCGCGTCCGGCACCATCTGGGACGTGAGTGTCAGCGGCGGCCGGAACGAGATCGACTTCCTGCTGTTCGACAGCGTGAACGCGTCGCTCGGGCCGCTCAGCCCGACATCCTTCGAGCCCGGCCTCTACGGCCAGAGCGACGTGAGCGCGAATCTCGATCTGTTGCGTCAGTTCGGCGAGCGACTCCATCTGGCCGGCGGGCTGGAGTGGCGCGAGGAGCGGTTCGAGATCGGTCTCGGCGACCCCGCCTCCTGGCAGATCGGCCCCTATGCCCAGCAGGGATTCAGTTCCGGCTCGAACGGCTTCCCCGGGTTCAGCCCGGTCGCGGCGGGAGACTGGACCCGTGCCAACGCGGCGGTGTTCGGCGACCTGGAGTACGGTCCGCCCGACGAGTCGTGGAACCTGGGCCTGGCAGTCCGTTTGGAGGACTACGAGGACTTCGGTTCGACGCTCAACGGCAAGATCGCGGGCCGCCGTCAGGTCTCCGGGGCCCTCGCTCTCCGCGCGAGCGCGTCCACCGGCTTCCGGGCGCCGACGCCCGGCCAGCAGAACGCGTTCAACGTCTCGACGCAGTGGGACGCGGAGCGGTTCGAACTCGTGAACAACGGCACGATCCCGCCGGCCTCCAGGGTCGCGGAGCTACGCGGGGGCAAGGCCCTCGACGCGGAGAAGTCGGTCAACCTGGCCGCCGGTGCGATCTTCGAGCGCGGCCCGTTGACGTTCACGGCGGACGTGTTCCGCGTCGAGGTGAGCGATCGACTGGGAGTGACCGGGCTGTTCGAGCTCCAGCCCTTCGAGGTGGAGCAACTGCTCGCGGAAGGCATCACGAGCGCCGGCAACATCACGAACTTCCGCTTCTTCGCCAACGACTTCGAGACCCGCACGGAGGGCGTGGACCTGGTCGTCACCTGGCGGCCGCCGCAGGCCGGCGGGCACACGACGCTCGACCTTGCGCTCAACGTGACCTCGACCGAAGTGGTGGACTTCAACCCGCTGACCCTGGACCAGCAGCGCATCCGGGAGCTGGAGGAGGCCCTGCCGGGAGTGCGCTGGAACGCGACGCTGCACCACGAACTGGGCCGTCACACCTCGACCCGGCGGCCGGTCGAACTGCTTGCGCGGCTCGGCTACTACGACAGCTGGTACGACCCGTTCATCCCCGTGGACTTCGGCGGCGTGTACCTGCTGGACGTCGAAGTCGGCATCCCGTTGCCGGCCGGAGCCCGGCTGGCGATCGGCGCTCGCAACGCACTAGGCGAGACCGGCGACGGCAATCCGACGCCGATGCGGCTCGGCAACCTGTACAGCACCCGCTCGCCCTTCGACGTCAGCGGCGCGTACTACTACTCCCGGCTGCAGTACCGGTGGGGCAGCGCGAAGTGA
- a CDS encoding alpha/beta hydrolase-fold protein, with the protein MGVSRNLASALLVLATTQPLPAASAGQTGSPQAETQEPANEADGQAGNAFMADRNGDGVLTEDEVMPGAFSLLDANRDGRADPGEIRAFLGRGRGPFNWVNPPAEDRRVPGVTHATFTSSSMGVPVGYYIYLPPGYDDAANRQTRYPVIYYLHGGRPGSESAGIGIAEHVHAAVASGAVRPVIFVWGNGGKVSWYDYEDSNGEHVFVRELIPHIDHTYRTLAHRGGRALQGFSQGGRRTTRIMFRYPHLFISAAPGGPGYAVERLVFENDGVERDPRVAGANARSFDFGKGNDAYSLARSYAQGGMQPQLNILIWAGSRGFNYEASLEYLGYLYGLGVPAERLIAPGVDHNPVWFYETHGADLLRFHDRNWDDSEPNER; encoded by the coding sequence TTGGGAGTCAGTCGCAACCTCGCCAGTGCGCTCCTGGTGCTGGCGACTACGCAGCCGTTGCCGGCGGCGTCAGCTGGACAAACCGGCAGTCCCCAGGCGGAAACTCAGGAGCCGGCCAACGAGGCGGATGGCCAGGCGGGAAACGCCTTCATGGCCGATCGCAACGGCGATGGGGTGCTGACCGAAGACGAAGTGATGCCGGGCGCGTTCTCGCTGCTCGATGCCAACAGAGACGGCCGAGCGGATCCCGGCGAGATTCGGGCGTTCCTCGGGCGCGGGCGCGGACCCTTCAACTGGGTCAACCCGCCCGCGGAGGACCGCAGGGTTCCGGGCGTGACTCACGCGACGTTCACAAGCTCGTCCATGGGTGTTCCGGTGGGCTACTACATCTACCTTCCGCCAGGGTACGACGACGCTGCCAATCGTCAGACCCGCTATCCGGTCATCTACTACCTGCACGGCGGCCGACCGGGCAGCGAATCGGCGGGCATCGGCATCGCCGAGCACGTGCATGCCGCCGTTGCTTCGGGTGCCGTGCGCCCGGTGATCTTCGTCTGGGGGAACGGTGGCAAGGTGAGCTGGTACGACTACGAGGATTCCAACGGGGAACATGTCTTCGTCCGGGAGTTGATTCCACACATCGACCACACCTACCGCACTCTGGCTCACCGCGGTGGGCGAGCCCTGCAGGGGTTCTCCCAGGGGGGACGACGGACTACGCGGATCATGTTCAGGTATCCCCACCTGTTCATCTCAGCCGCACCTGGTGGCCCCGGCTATGCGGTGGAAAGACTGGTCTTCGAGAACGACGGCGTTGAACGGGATCCAAGGGTGGCGGGTGCCAATGCCAGGTCCTTTGACTTCGGAAAAGGTAACGACGCGTACAGCCTTGCCCGGTCCTACGCGCAAGGTGGAATGCAGCCGCAACTCAACATCTTGATCTGGGCAGGCAGCAGGGGATTCAACTACGAGGCCAGCCTGGAGTACCTGGGCTACCTGTACGGATTGGGCGTTCCCGCAGAACGCCTGATCGCACCAGGTGTGGATCACAACCCGGTGTGGTTCTACGAGACCCACGGTGCGGATTTGTTGCGGTTCCATGACCGCAACTGGGACGATTCCGAGCCGAATGAGCGGTGA
- a CDS encoding NAD-dependent epimerase/dehydratase family protein: MAPIPKGGTVAVTGSAGFVGGWTVRLLLDKGYRVRACVRDADDPEKTTFLREMPGYSSGRLTIHSANLDEAGCFDDIFAGCHGVAHIAHVSDYNDFDYVKNVCDHIVASIEKSGSVTRIVVTSSIAAVIMEADIYEFVRRPVLYEDRYPDESNPKRTPERGHGYSMSKIYAQQAFTKAAEQSGHWDAITCCPGDNVGPILSAHQKEKGPWQHNIELMLLGECKQNQAYRPWMTVDVRDDAECHIRLLESISVKNGERFIAWSADAVAVEEINAGIDRLLPELRHDTPAVTEIHPDHIQKREEELRGIWAGVELRNDRMRAATGITFRPFDESLRDCVESLITVAKVEPKRRTEV; the protein is encoded by the coding sequence ATGGCTCCGATCCCAAAGGGCGGCACGGTCGCGGTCACGGGCAGCGCGGGCTTCGTCGGCGGCTGGACGGTCCGCCTCTTGCTCGACAAGGGCTACCGGGTGCGCGCCTGCGTGCGCGACGCGGACGATCCGGAGAAGACGACCTTTCTGCGGGAGATGCCTGGCTACTCCTCCGGTCGGCTGACGATCCACTCCGCGAACCTGGACGAGGCGGGTTGCTTCGACGACATCTTCGCCGGCTGCCACGGCGTCGCGCACATTGCCCACGTCAGCGACTACAACGACTTCGACTACGTGAAGAACGTCTGCGACCACATCGTCGCGAGCATCGAGAAGTCGGGTTCGGTGACGCGCATCGTCGTCACTTCGAGCATCGCCGCCGTCATCATGGAGGCCGACATCTACGAGTTCGTGCGCCGGCCGGTACTTTACGAGGATCGGTATCCGGACGAGTCGAACCCGAAGCGGACGCCGGAGCGCGGCCACGGCTATTCGATGAGCAAGATCTACGCTCAGCAGGCGTTCACCAAGGCGGCGGAGCAGAGCGGCCACTGGGACGCGATCACCTGCTGCCCGGGCGACAACGTCGGCCCGATCCTGTCGGCGCATCAGAAGGAGAAGGGGCCCTGGCAGCACAACATCGAACTGATGCTGCTGGGCGAGTGCAAGCAGAACCAGGCCTACCGGCCCTGGATGACGGTCGATGTGCGCGACGATGCCGAGTGCCACATCCGCCTGCTCGAGAGCATCAGCGTGAAGAACGGCGAGCGCTTCATCGCCTGGTCGGCCGATGCGGTGGCGGTAGAGGAGATCAACGCCGGGATCGACCGGCTACTGCCGGAACTCCGTCATGACACGCCCGCGGTCACCGAGATCCACCCCGACCACATACAGAAGCGCGAGGAGGAACTGCGAGGCATCTGGGCGGGTGTCGAGCTGCGCAACGACCGGATGCGGGCAGCGACGGGCATCACGTTCCGCCCCTTCGACGAGTCCCTCCGCGACTGCGTGGAGTCCCTGATCACCGTGGCCAAGGTCGAACCGAAACGGCGGACGGAGGTTTAG
- a CDS encoding GNAT family N-acetyltransferase, translating into MNTESVDKVQCGDRTYDLRRLRSDDRDDVVTLARALPEIDLQFLRSDLTDPVIVEGWIRDASSGSRFTTLAHHDDELVGYGSLNLRGTQWMSHLGEIRVLVAENHRRSGLGRVLTRRVFDLAHDLGLLKLVAQMTREQMGARRLFERLGFSPEALLTDWVIDRSGRTRDMMIMSYDVGSAKRSRT; encoded by the coding sequence GTGAACACCGAATCCGTCGACAAGGTCCAGTGCGGCGACCGTACATACGACCTGCGCCGCCTGCGGTCGGACGACCGCGACGACGTCGTTACGCTCGCGCGTGCGCTACCCGAGATCGACCTGCAATTCCTGCGCTCCGATCTGACCGATCCGGTGATCGTCGAAGGCTGGATCCGTGACGCCAGTTCGGGCAGCAGGTTCACCACGCTCGCCCACCACGACGACGAACTGGTCGGCTACGGCAGCCTGAACCTCCGCGGCACCCAGTGGATGAGCCACCTGGGCGAGATCCGGGTGCTCGTCGCGGAGAATCATCGCCGCTCCGGCCTCGGCCGCGTACTGACCCGGCGCGTGTTCGACCTCGCGCACGACCTCGGTCTGCTCAAGCTGGTGGCGCAGATGACGCGCGAACAGATGGGCGCCCGCCGGCTCTTCGAACGGCTCGGATTCTCGCCCGAGGCCCTCCTCACCGACTGGGTGATCGACCGCTCCGGGCGTACTCGCGACATGATGATCATGTCGTACGACGTCGGTTCGGCGAAGCGGAGCCGCACCTGA
- a CDS encoding exodeoxyribonuclease III, with protein sequence MSPRRRRLRVVSWNVNGLRACARKGFLDWLGSSRAQIVGLQETKARAEQLVPELRRPSRWHTAFSSAERPGYSGVGLYSRLEPAWVRTSLGEHRFDAEGRLQLALFGQLLVANVYFPKGSGSKRDNSRVPYKLDFYRALFDQLDQAREAGYRVLVMGDFNTAPEPIDLARPKQNRRNSGFLPEECEELQRWLDAGWIDTFRHLHPDTVRYSWWRQAYGARERNVGWRIDLVLASEAAMRFVDRAFILTGVTGSDHCPVGVDLSAEVLS encoded by the coding sequence CTGAGTCCCCGCCGGCGGCGCCTCCGCGTCGTCTCCTGGAACGTCAACGGCCTGCGCGCCTGCGCACGCAAGGGCTTTCTCGACTGGCTGGGAAGCAGCCGGGCGCAGATCGTCGGGCTCCAGGAGACCAAGGCCCGCGCGGAACAACTGGTCCCCGAGCTGCGCCGGCCGAGTCGCTGGCACACGGCGTTCTCGAGCGCCGAGCGGCCCGGCTACTCCGGTGTCGGCCTCTACTCGCGCCTCGAGCCGGCCTGGGTCCGGACCTCGCTCGGCGAACACCGCTTCGACGCCGAGGGACGCCTGCAACTGGCCCTGTTCGGCCAGCTGCTGGTGGCCAACGTCTACTTCCCCAAAGGCAGCGGCAGCAAGCGCGACAACAGCCGCGTCCCCTACAAGCTGGACTTCTACCGCGCGCTGTTCGATCAGCTCGACCAGGCCCGCGAGGCCGGCTACCGCGTCCTCGTCATGGGCGACTTCAACACCGCACCCGAACCGATCGACCTGGCGCGGCCGAAGCAGAACCGCAGGAACTCCGGGTTCCTGCCCGAAGAGTGCGAGGAGCTTCAGCGGTGGCTCGACGCCGGCTGGATCGACACGTTCCGCCACCTCCATCCGGACACGGTGCGCTATAGCTGGTGGCGTCAGGCGTATGGCGCCCGCGAGCGGAACGTCGGCTGGCGGATCGACCTCGTGCTCGCCTCGGAGGCCGCGATGCGCTTCGTCGACCGAGCCTTCATCCTCACCGGCGTGACCGGCTCCGACCACTGCCCGGTCGGCGTCGACCTCTCGGCCGAGGTGCTGTCGTGA
- a CDS encoding sulfotransferase domain-containing protein, with amino-acid sequence MAGFSTPEGLARGRNFKLRPTDVLIATYPKAGTTLMQQIVHGLRTGGDMDFDEITEAVPWLELAHDLGLDLEAPQRAEPRAFKTHLSRDLAPKGGRNIFVVRDPVDSLVSFFHFFSGWVFETGTVSLRDFALDFVFRGTRSGRYWEHLLSWWPERLDPDTLWLCFEDIVADLPAAVARVAAFLGLDPQHPNIEIATRQASIDFMREHGSKFDDHLVRHARNAACGLPASGTTSKVRKGKSGEGSREAPEEVLQKWDREWRRIVEPATGHGSYARLRAAAG; translated from the coding sequence ATGGCCGGCTTTTCCACCCCGGAGGGCCTAGCCAGGGGACGGAACTTCAAGCTGCGGCCGACCGACGTTCTCATCGCCACCTACCCCAAGGCGGGCACGACCCTGATGCAGCAGATCGTCCACGGCCTACGCACCGGCGGCGACATGGACTTCGATGAGATCACGGAGGCCGTGCCATGGCTCGAGCTGGCTCACGACCTCGGCCTCGACCTGGAGGCGCCGCAACGGGCCGAGCCCAGAGCGTTCAAGACCCACCTGAGCCGGGACCTGGCCCCGAAGGGTGGTCGCAACATCTTCGTCGTCCGCGACCCGGTCGATTCGCTCGTCTCCTTCTTCCACTTCTTCAGCGGCTGGGTCTTCGAGACCGGAACCGTCTCGCTCCGCGACTTTGCCCTCGACTTCGTCTTCCGCGGCACCCGGAGTGGCCGCTACTGGGAACATCTCTTGTCCTGGTGGCCGGAGCGCCTCGACCCGGACACCCTCTGGCTCTGCTTCGAGGACATCGTCGCGGACCTCCCCGCCGCGGTTGCCCGCGTCGCCGCCTTCCTCGGCCTCGACCCACAGCACCCGAACATCGAGATCGCGACCCGCCAGGCGTCGATCGACTTCATGCGCGAACACGGCTCGAAGTTCGACGACCACCTCGTCCGCCACGCCCGCAACGCCGCCTGCGGCCTGCCCGCCTCCGGCACCACCTCGAAGGTCCGCAAGGGCAAGTCGGGAGAAGGCTCCCGTGAAGCGCCGGAGGAGGTCCTGCAAAAGTGGGACCGAGAATGGAGACGCATCGTGGAGCCGGCCACGGGCCACGGCTCGTACGCCCGCCTGCGCGCCGCAGCCGGCTAA
- a CDS encoding glutathione S-transferase N-terminal domain-containing protein produces MIDLHYWPTPNGKKVTILLEECGLPYRIVPCRIGFGDQFKEEFLAISPNNRMPAMVDHEPADGREPIALFESGAIMMYIAEKAGQFYPQDLRARHEVNQWLIWQMANQGPKSGECGHFRRLRDTEGDQSYAVRRFTDEVNRLYGVMNNRLYDRRYLIGDEYTIADMICYPWTVRWQDQQQDIEEFPYFKRWFEEIGARPAVQRGMDVSSGEAIDYANLSDEERERLKKLLYNQRARPAPEGGLL; encoded by the coding sequence ATGATCGATCTGCACTACTGGCCGACGCCGAACGGCAAGAAGGTCACGATCCTGCTCGAAGAGTGCGGGTTGCCCTATCGCATCGTGCCCTGCCGGATCGGCTTCGGCGATCAGTTCAAGGAGGAGTTCCTCGCGATCTCGCCGAACAACCGGATGCCGGCAATGGTCGACCACGAGCCGGCCGACGGCCGTGAACCGATCGCACTGTTCGAGTCCGGCGCGATCATGATGTACATCGCCGAGAAGGCCGGGCAGTTCTACCCTCAGGATCTCCGTGCCCGCCACGAGGTGAACCAGTGGCTCATCTGGCAGATGGCGAACCAGGGTCCGAAGTCCGGCGAGTGCGGTCACTTCCGTCGCCTGCGCGACACGGAGGGTGACCAGAGCTACGCCGTGCGCCGCTTCACCGACGAGGTGAACCGCCTCTACGGCGTGATGAACAACCGCCTCTACGACCGGCGCTACCTGATTGGCGACGAGTACACGATCGCCGACATGATCTGCTACCCGTGGACGGTCCGCTGGCAGGACCAGCAGCAGGACATCGAGGAGTTCCCGTACTTCAAGCGCTGGTTCGAGGAAATCGGCGCTCGTCCGGCGGTTCAGCGCGGCATGGACGTCTCGAGCGGCGAAGCGATCGACTACGCGAACCTCTCCGACGAAGAACGCGAACGCCTGAAGAAGCTGCTCTACAACCAGCGCGCCCGGCCCGCGCCCGAGGGCGGCCTGCTGTAG
- a CDS encoding alpha/beta hydrolase: MSTAFSDSPFRDIVGPSSQFYISQRLRLHYLNWGNEDKPPLVLIHGGRDHAHNWDWVANALRGDYHIVAPDLRGHGDSEWAIGGMYAITDFVLDIAQLLEALDRFPVRIVAHSLGANIALHYTGFYPGNVHKLVAIEGMGPPPRILADRVNAAVDERMRGWVGSMQKLAGRQPRRYPSLDAAAERMQEVNSFLSPEQARHLTVNGMARNEDGTFTWKFDNYVRSFPPYRYDEEELRSIWGRITCPTLLVRGTESWASDPIEDGRIEAFQNAELRNFEGAGHWVHHDQLDEFVAVARAFLTD, translated from the coding sequence GTGAGCACCGCCTTCAGCGACAGTCCCTTCCGGGACATCGTCGGCCCGTCCTCCCAGTTCTACATCTCCCAACGACTCAGGCTCCACTACCTGAACTGGGGCAACGAGGACAAGCCGCCCCTGGTGCTGATCCACGGCGGCCGCGACCACGCCCACAACTGGGACTGGGTGGCAAACGCACTGCGCGGCGACTACCACATCGTCGCGCCTGACCTGCGCGGCCACGGCGACAGCGAATGGGCGATCGGCGGCATGTACGCGATCACCGACTTCGTCCTCGACATCGCACAACTGCTGGAAGCACTGGACCGTTTCCCGGTACGGATCGTTGCCCACTCCCTGGGCGCGAACATCGCGCTCCACTACACCGGCTTCTACCCGGGGAACGTCCACAAGCTGGTGGCGATCGAGGGCATGGGGCCGCCCCCGCGAATTCTCGCCGACCGGGTCAACGCGGCGGTGGACGAGCGGATGCGGGGCTGGGTCGGCAGCATGCAGAAGCTCGCGGGACGCCAACCGCGGCGCTACCCGTCGCTCGACGCCGCGGCCGAGCGGATGCAGGAGGTGAACAGCTTCCTGAGCCCCGAGCAGGCACGGCACCTCACCGTGAACGGCATGGCGCGCAACGAGGACGGCACATTCACCTGGAAGTTCGACAACTACGTCCGCTCATTCCCGCCCTACCGCTACGACGAGGAGGAACTGCGCAGCATCTGGGGCCGGATCACCTGCCCTACCCTTCTAGTACGCGGTACCGAGAGCTGGGCCAGCGACCCGATCGAGGACGGCCGCATCGAGGCGTTCCAGAACGCGGAGTTGCGCAACTTCGAAGGCGCCGGCCACTGGGTCCACCACGACCAGCTCGACGAGTTCGTCGCCGTGGCGCGGGCCTTTCTCACCGACTGA
- a CDS encoding DUF418 domain-containing protein — protein sequence MTTTDSLTVTADPPKPAPVRAGERIAALDVLRGFAVLGILVMNVQSYSMITAAYFNPTANDKGVGIDFAVWLASHVFFDTKFMSIFSMLFGAGMALMAERAAARNASATGVHYRRQFWLLVLGLAHAHLIWYGDILVPYALCGFILYSLRNLKPKRLLIAGFAMTAVTPLIFLFTAWSMQYWPPEVLDAMKPGWAPTAAAAEAEIATYRSGWLTQMPLRIGAALSLETFVFLIVFLWRSGGLMLVGMGLYKLGVLSAKRSSEFYRRMALAGFGLGMPIVIAGVVYNTHHDFAFEHSQFQGQTFNYVGSLGVFLGYVALVMLAVQLGWLPGLQRRLTAAGRMAFTNYISQSVICTLIFYGHGLGLYERVDRLGQLGIVVGIWILQLIWSPWWLARFRFGPLEWLWRSLTYMKFQSMAARSPA from the coding sequence GTGACGACCACCGACTCCCTCACGGTAACCGCCGACCCGCCCAAACCGGCGCCCGTCCGCGCCGGCGAGCGCATCGCGGCGCTCGACGTTCTGCGGGGCTTTGCCGTGCTCGGCATCCTCGTGATGAACGTGCAGAGCTACTCGATGATCACGGCGGCGTACTTCAATCCCACGGCGAACGACAAGGGCGTAGGAATCGACTTCGCCGTGTGGCTGGCGTCCCACGTGTTCTTCGACACGAAGTTCATGTCGATCTTCTCGATGTTGTTCGGCGCCGGCATGGCTCTGATGGCCGAACGGGCCGCCGCCCGCAACGCGTCGGCTACCGGCGTCCACTACCGGCGGCAGTTCTGGCTGCTGGTCCTCGGTCTCGCCCACGCCCACCTCATCTGGTACGGCGACATCCTGGTGCCGTACGCGCTGTGCGGCTTCATCCTGTACAGCCTTCGCAACCTGAAGCCGAAGAGGCTCCTGATCGCTGGCTTCGCCATGACCGCCGTCACGCCGCTCATCTTCCTGTTTACCGCGTGGTCGATGCAGTACTGGCCTCCCGAGGTACTTGACGCAATGAAGCCGGGCTGGGCGCCAACGGCGGCTGCAGCGGAGGCCGAGATCGCGACCTACCGATCCGGCTGGCTCACCCAAATGCCTTTGCGCATCGGCGCTGCCCTGAGCCTGGAGACGTTCGTCTTTCTCATCGTGTTCCTCTGGCGCAGCGGCGGGTTGATGCTGGTCGGCATGGGCCTCTACAAGCTCGGCGTGCTGTCCGCGAAGCGGTCTTCCGAGTTCTACCGGCGCATGGCGCTCGCAGGATTCGGACTCGGGATGCCGATCGTCATCGCCGGCGTCGTCTACAACACGCACCACGACTTCGCCTTCGAGCACTCCCAGTTCCAGGGGCAGACGTTCAACTACGTCGGCTCGCTCGGCGTCTTCCTCGGCTACGTCGCTCTGGTCATGCTGGCGGTTCAGCTGGGCTGGCTGCCAGGCCTCCAGCGGCGCCTGACGGCGGCGGGCCGGATGGCCTTCACCAACTACATCAGCCAGAGCGTGATCTGCACCCTGATCTTCTACGGCCACGGCCTCGGCCTGTACGAGCGCGTCGACCGCCTCGGCCAGCTCGGCATCGTGGTCGGAATCTGGATTCTGCAACTCATCTGGTCGCCGTGGTGGCTGGCCCGCTTCCGCTTCGGTCCACTGGAGTGGCTGTGGCGATCTCTCACCTACATGAAGTTCCAATCCATGGCGGCGCGCTCGCCCGCCTGA
- a CDS encoding DUF1330 domain-containing protein codes for MRHLSTATFTFFTVALLATGGAMAQIAPEPEQIQELLEGPAEGPVVMVNLLRFKKEADAPDEGLTGEQAYGRYGAQMVQWVTSQGARLIWSGQVDSMVIGDTDEYFHAIALMEYPSRAEFLRIIGDPRVAEYSVHRTAGLDMQWLIATTTTFELGQATANEDSDD; via the coding sequence ATGCGACACCTTTCCACCGCTACGTTCACCTTCTTCACTGTGGCCCTGCTGGCCACAGGAGGCGCCATGGCCCAAATCGCACCGGAACCCGAACAGATCCAGGAACTCCTCGAGGGACCGGCCGAGGGGCCGGTCGTCATGGTCAACCTGCTGCGGTTCAAGAAGGAGGCCGACGCCCCCGACGAGGGCCTCACGGGCGAACAGGCCTACGGCAGATACGGCGCCCAGATGGTCCAGTGGGTCACCTCCCAGGGCGCCCGTCTGATCTGGTCCGGCCAGGTCGATTCGATGGTGATCGGCGACACGGACGAGTACTTCCACGCGATCGCCCTGATGGAGTACCCCTCGCGGGCCGAGTTCCTCCGCATCATCGGCGACCCGCGCGTCGCCGAGTACTCGGTCCACCGCACCGCGGGGCTCGATATGCAGTGGCTGATCGCGACGACGACGACGTTCGAACTCGGCCAGGCCACAGCGAACGAGGACTCGGACGACTGA